In Coffea eugenioides isolate CCC68of chromosome 4, Ceug_1.0, whole genome shotgun sequence, the genomic stretch GACAACTATGGTTCTATTAGTTATAAGGGACCAGGTAAAgtctccaaggaagatttgggAGAAAAGTATACAGCTACTTTTGACTCCCGCCATAGAAAACATGAAGCATCTGGAAGTGTGAAGGATTTTGGATCAATTTTGAACTCCAATCCGGGGTATCCTCTGAAGGATGAAAACATAAGTGCAAGGGACAGATCTGTTGTAAATGGACGACCAAATGCACTTCAAAGAGAGCTCTCAGACTTGGAGCTGGGTGAACTTCGTGAACCATTGCCTGAGGAAACGCCAGGATTCAGAAAGCAACTAGATAGAAAAAGCTCCTTTAAACAATTAGAGAACAAATCATTAAGTTCAGAAAATGGGAACTTAGATTCAAGTAAAGCAAAAGTAGGCAGTAAGATGAATGCTGACTCTAGGAAATCTTCTCCTGTACATACCAATATTCCATTCTTGGGCAGTTCAGAAGGCATATCAAATAGGGGGGTCCATGAAAACTCTGCTGAAGATCTTTTGAGACCTAATCAGAGAGTTGTACAATCTCAACAGAGGCACCAACCCAGAGTTGATTATGCTGATGCTGGAACCCAGCACAATGGAGTGGTGGAGTTGAGTGGCAAAAATAGACAAGGTGAGGTTGGAAGAAGCCTAGATGCTACCCCAGAAGTTCAGGGAAACATTCCAAGTAAAGGATTAGCTTCTGTGTCACAAGAGCATGATGCAAAGCAGGGGGCTGTGCCTCCTTCcagaaaggaaaagagaaggCAAAAATCCAGTACAATCCCTGATTTAAATGATAAGCAAAAGGATACTTCTCTAACAGGGAGCAGTGATGGGTGTCAAAAGAGGAGAGAATCTTCTTCAGATGAGAATAGTTGTCCATATTCCAAGTATGAAAAAGATGAACCAGAGCTTAAGGAACCAATAAAAGATGGCTTTCAGTGAGTACTGCTGTTTTCTAGCATTGATAGAAGTTGTTTTTCAGTTGAGTATCAGTTTGCTTGAAATTTGACATTGTGAATCCTGTTGTGCTTATCCCTCTTTTAGGTATAAAGAATATGTGGAGGAGTTTCAGGAGAAGTATGGTATCTACATTTCATTGAACAAGACCGTAGAGTCCTACAGGTAATTTCAACCAATTACTTACATTAGTGGTTTAAACTAGATAATTTCCAGTTAAGTTCTTGTTGTTGGTCTGGaaagtttagttttttttatccACATTGTTATTTATATGTCCAGGGAAGAGTTCCTTAAATATGGAAGGGATCTTGAGGCTTCAAAAGACAAGGATATGGACAGATATCATGATGTTGAGCGGCAAATAAAGGAATCTTATCGGCATTGTGGAGAGGTACTTTTGTTGTTGCCTTCCTCATCTGGTGGTTTCTGCTTGTTGGAAAGCTGTGTGTCTTTGTGTTGCCAATGTATTTTCATGATAGAACTAGCACTCCTGAGAACTTCAAACTTTGACAAGATAAGAGTTTTTAAAATTCCGATAGACTTCAGCATTTATGACTAACCCTGCCTGGGTCCTTTCTAAAATAATAATTAGGGAGTCAAATGCTGAACTGGCCTTTGGCCTTAAAGGCCTGCAGAACTGAAGTTTGCATGACCCTCTAGTTGGATGCATAGATATTTTCTTCTGAGGTGAAGTGTCAGCAAGTCAGAAACTGCGTTTGTTGcttgaaattttgataaatttcttttcctttgttatGTCTAAAAGTGTTGTTTTAATAGTTTTCGATGTTATTTCCTATACTGCTTCCTCCTTCCCCCAggttaaaaaaagaaacaatgaTTAATTTATGGTTTATAAAGAATTAGGCAATATCTAGGATGGTTCTGCAAACATTTCCAGAAATGTTATAAAACAAAAATGTTTGGACTTGTTTTGATAGTACTACTTGTAATATCTGTGTATGCCAGACCAAAGCAAAAACTTGTTTTGATGATTCATCTGCAGAAatcatttttgtgattttattcTCATTGATTATTATCAGAATTTGTGAAAACATATTGTTAGTCAAGAAGATAAATTAGCTTGTGGTATCATTGTTGTTTTGGTCTCTCCATTTCTCTTTATCATGTGCATGACTAATTTTATATGCTTTCTTAACTTTTTAACTATCATGAAGTTGGACCAATGTTTGTTGAGAAGCTTACTGACTGTCACTTGTATGGATAACAATCACAGAGATTCAAACGGTtgaagaaaatattcctcgtgcTGCATGAAGAATTACAGGTGATTCTTTGACCAAACTTTTTAAATTCTGGTGTGTTGCCTCTACTTAGTTCTTTTATCTCGTTGATCTTGTTTTCCAATGAGTTTCTTCTGTTGTTCTTCCATGCAGCATTTGAAGAAAATGATTCATGAATTCGCTGCTCCATACTTGAAGGATTAACAGTCTAGTTTGTAAGGCTGCATTTTGGAAATTCTGTTCCTTCCATTTATTTGAGGTGGCTTCAACATTGGTAGACCTGCTTTTCGTGGCTGGAGCTTGTGTTGATAATACATATAAGAGTGCATCTGGCTCGGAGTTGCTTCGTGATATTATTCTAGAGAAGCAAAGAGATTCATTTAATAGCAGCCAATAGAGGTGAAGATGGAGTTGCAGGGTCACAACATTGATGGCCATGAGGCTGTGGTGATTAATCCTGATCTGACTTGGCTCACCGGTACCATAATGCAAGATGCATTTCACAGGATTTTGACACCCCAAGGAAAGGGTGAATGTAGATTATTTAGAGTTTGGATGTGTACAGGTGTCATATGGAATTTTCTTTTCGGTAAAAATTTTGTGGACTATTTATTTCTTCGTCCTTTTGGTGACAATTTTTGTGACCTGTTTGGCAACTTTTTGCCGCAGATTAGCTAGAACCCTCCTTCACCTGACCTGTACAGtttctatctcttttttttttttttttttttgacacctTTAGCCATGCTTGTTGAAGGTGAAATTCTTGTAGCGTAATTAGCTTTTAAATCTTTATCCTCGTTAGCTGTATTTTTCAGTACAATACTGTTATAATTGGTCCTATAGTAGGAGAAGAGAAGGGAGATGAACCTatctaatctaatctaatctaatctaTTGAGAGGGGAGCTGACTAACTACTCTCTGCTCCTTTGATTGCCAGTTGGTTGTTAGCTGTATCATGCCAACGAGCTACCAAAAAGATTCTGTCATGTACGTTTTCCTATCTCATAGCCATGGATCAAAAGTTTAATTAGATACGTACATGAATTTCACAAGAgattttttatattcttaaaaATAGAGATAAAATATTGTTGTTGTACTTAcgttagggtttagggtttagttCTACAAGACTTTTAAATTCTTGTAGAACTATTAAGGCTCGGATAAATTCTTGCATTGGAAACACTTGCGAGGGTGATTGATTCACATAATAAAACTACTACAAGGCTCGGATAAATAAGTGTACAGACCTTCTTTTTAATGTAATAGTAATAAAATGATTGCATCCAAAAACTTATTGGATACCTTTCACGCGATCTTCttcttgtatatatatatataatataatgcACGAGTCTTGAGTTTAGTGTTAAAAAATTCTTTCATTATTTATTATCCTAATTTTTCTCTTGCATCATATGAACATATCTTATCTTTTATATTCTATGTTTAAACAACTGGTGTTAATCATCTCCCCCACTTTTATCAACTAAAATTAGAATAAAATTGCAAAAAATCATCAATATCTTCATCCATGttcagaaaataaaaaaaaaaatacactccAATTTATAAGCCTagtaaaatttcaaataatcaccaataaattaatatttttttctttatgattttattttaaTGTGGTAAGGTTTTTTTGGTAATGTGCACAACAATGCATGAACCTATCTTGCATTTTAACAAAACGTTGAGGCCCACTGTCCGCTTTAAGCTTGTGAAAGCCCAGTCGCAGTGTCAGGTCCTGCTCTCCATGGACAATCTAGTGTAGGCCCTAACCTTTGTCGCTGAAATGGAAGGGTTTCGAAGACGGAAGGAAGCTTTCCTGGTGGTGGGGTTTTACAGTTCCTAAGCAGtagtgacattttttttttttttttgggtgctaGAGATAGATAGATAGAAGAAGAGGGAGTGAGATTTAACAAACTCGAAAATGGGGAGAAGAATTTTGAACGATGCGTTGAGGACAATTGTAAATGCCGAGAAGAGAGGCTTCGCTTCAGCTCAGCTTCAGCCCATCTCCAGTTGCATGGCTTCCTTTCTTCAAATCATGAAATATCGAGGTTAGCTTCCTACAATTTACTTCTGATTTGCCTCGATTTTTTCCTGATTCTGTcccaattcaaaattttgatttttagcTGCCCATCTTGATGTTGATTGTGATTTTAATTGGgcttctttcatttctttttctctggTTCGGGATTGGGGAAAAGGCGAGGATGACTCGAATTTGGAGAACTTATTAACCTTGTGTTTGAGCTGTGGTGAACGCGAAATTTTGGAGAATGCTTGATTTTATTTTACgcaggaaaaataaaaatcagaaCTTTGAAAGCTTGGTGGTAGTGAGGTAGTAATTCAGGATTAGTGGTTAAGAATGAATGAGTAAATGGGTTTGTAATCATCTTTTGCTATGTGCCTTCAGTTGGATGGTTTAGACGGGAACAGTAACCCTTTTGTTCGAAAAAATATAAGATCTTAAACTAGCAATAGGATTGAGAGGATGCATTAACTAATCGGAACTGAATGGATAGTGTTGTTGGATCTTTCTTAATAATGTATCGGTGCTGTGCTTTTCCCCAAGTAAAATCGTTGATTCGGATTGAGTTTGAATTATGTAATACATCATACGTTGACTGAGAAATGCGATGGAACATTTTGCATTTCAGCCTTTATGCAAGAGTTGTGGTATAAAATCTATTGAATTTATAGTTCATCTGCCACAAATGAGTGGTTGGTGATCTCTTCCTAAGTGCTGTTGACTCCTCCATTTCTTTTTCAGGCTATGTCAAGGATTTCCAAGTACATGATCCCCACAGAGTTGGTAAGATAACTGTTCAGCTGCACGGAAGGATTAATGATTGTCGTGCTCTCACTTATAGGCAAGACATCAATGCACACAACATTCAGAGTTATACCAAACGTCAACTTCCAACACATCAGGTGTGCCCAGGTTCCTTTTATGTTTAGCTGTTTGTTTATCATGCCTTTTACTTGTTTAGAGTCATCCATCTTGAAAACATGAGACCTTTTCTGGGCTTTGATTTTTTCAATTGTACATGGATGCTGAGTAAGTAAACTTAGTACTGATATCTTTGCTGGTCTTCATGTTAGAGAACTTCTATGGTAGTTGGTGTCCTACACGAGCACTTTATCTTTTGTGGTTCTCAAAGTCTGGAATAGTGGTCTATAGCCAATTGATGCCTTCTTGTTGAAGTTTGATGCTATTTACATGTTTCATTTATAGAACTATTTCAAGCTCCTAAAATATGGGCATCCTGGTGCAGCTGTGGATATCGCTTTGTTTTTCAGATCATGTTGGTGTAAATTTTTTAACTTCTGCTTTGGCTTTGAAGCTTTGATTGTTTGAGATGGTTTCATTGGAAGATAAACATGTGATGTTGGGTAAGACGTGACTGAATCCTCTCAGTATAAGAGGAAAGTTGATAACTGGACCTACCTGAATCTAGAAATTGACATGATTGGTGTGTTTGGATTAATGGGCGCCTTGAGGCTGCTGCTACCTTTGTAACGCAGCACAATACGGTAGTTTGCTACTTCTGGTGGTGATAATGGaataacatttatatataaCTATGTATCAGCTGCAATTTTATTTGACGCCAATTCTTTCTTGTGACGGTCAACTGTTCTTGTCTGTTTCCAAAAACTCTTAAAGAATAGACTAACCACTAGAGAATATGTTTTCCCTCTGTATTTGGAAAACTGAATCATAAATTTCTAGTTGTGAGGTaaataaaatgtgagggatgctTGTCATCTGGATGTAGAATTTGTCGTTATGTTCGATATTGGTATTACAGATTTCGGAATGATTACCAGTGAGATCTTTGGTCATGGTACAGAATTGGACTTGTTGAATGTTTTCTTGCCATGTTGGTCCTCATTCTCTTCATATTCCAAGTCCAAACTGTTGGCAAAAGTTGTTGATTTgatctttcttttcttgatgcAGTGGGGCTATGTTGTGATTAGCACGCCAAATGGTGTTATGGATCATGAAGAGGCAATTCGACAGAATGTCGGTGGTCAAGTCCTTGGTTATTTTTACTGAATGGTCTGTTGAATGGAAGATTGGAGTTTAGGAGAGCAATTATATTTTCCAATATCATTCTCtcatcctctttttttttttttctttttttttcgttggGGGTGGGGGTGGCGGAGGCGGTGGTGGTGGTTACTGGTTAGCTGTGGAAGCTAACGAAAACTCAACTTGAACTCAGCTCTTCCATGTATTAGTGCTATAACCAAACCTCTTAGTTTCCAACTGTAACTTTTAGGTGATGAGATTGGCCCAATTTTCTGCTTTTTGTCCTTGGAGTCCATGTGTATAGTAAATGTATTTTGATACATGAGAAGCATGGTGGGATTGATCTATGTTGGTCATATGTTCAGATATGCTGATGGTTCGTCTGTTCCCATGATCTGTTATTATTGGCTAAAAGAAAGCCAAATTCTGCAGATACCCTCCCTATATGTTACCTTGTCGACAAACTAGTTATGGGTGGCCGCGGGTTAGTTTTCGCTGCTGGTACGAGCTTTACTCTTATTGCTGTTCTTGTTTGACCACCGATCAGTGCTACGCGATAATTGAATAGGCTCCCCTATAACGAGTGACGCCGATTTGATCAGGGTTAGTCTTGTGCTCTAGCGTCCTTAAAGCTCTATGCTTTTCTCTTGGTAGTTGGTACCTTTGCTAGCCTGTGATAGTAGGTGAAAACTGAAAAGTAACCCGTTTTAGCaagtcttttcttttttccttgcaTCTTTTAGATAAAAGCTGATTGAAGGAAGATGGTAACTATAATCCTACTTGAATTCTGGTGGTTCTTGGTTTGAAACTATTTAATCGGTTTGGCTAATGGGTACTAATTGGACACTCGATAAAAAGGAGTTTAGATATTAGTTTTTTAGAAGAAGTGTGATGAATTTCAAGAAAGTGTTATGGTTCACGAAATGtcataaatgtatttatatgaTAATTTAAGTACAATTTAGGTGTTTTTACGCGTGCTCATTGACATTGATACACAAACTTTTATTTAATATCAACGCAACAAATGTTTAACTTACCAAGTTTTGTCAATTCGGTTCTAGACGTGG encodes the following:
- the LOC113768180 gene encoding 40S ribosomal protein S15a-5-like; protein product: MGRRILNDALRTIVNAEKRGFASAQLQPISSCMASFLQIMKYRGYVKDFQVHDPHRVGKITVQLHGRINDCRALTYRQDINAHNIQSYTKRQLPTHQWGYVVISTPNGVMDHEEAIRQNVGGQVLGYFY